The following coding sequences lie in one Psychrobacter arenosus genomic window:
- a CDS encoding response regulator: MATSEEDNTPRILIVEDDERLAMLTQDYLVKNGLEVAIETDGNRAIRRIVNEQPDLVVLDVMLPGSDGLTVCREVRPHYHQPILMLTARTEDMDQVLGLEMGADDYVAKPAQPRVLLARIRALLRRSENAPSEDVPQRLEFGELVIDNGGRSVTLDDELVDFTSAEYDLLWLLASNAGRILSREDIFERLRGIEYDGQDRSIDVRISRIRPKIGDDPENPKRIKTVRSKGYLFVKEGN; the protein is encoded by the coding sequence ATGGCAACATCTGAAGAAGACAACACCCCCCGAATTCTCATCGTAGAAGACGATGAGCGCTTAGCGATGCTAACGCAAGACTACTTGGTGAAGAATGGCCTAGAAGTAGCGATTGAAACAGACGGCAACCGTGCTATTCGCCGTATTGTGAACGAGCAACCTGACCTAGTTGTGTTAGATGTCATGTTGCCTGGTAGCGATGGCCTAACGGTTTGTCGTGAAGTGCGTCCGCATTACCATCAGCCTATTTTGATGCTTACCGCGCGTACGGAAGATATGGATCAAGTCTTGGGTCTAGAGATGGGCGCTGACGATTACGTTGCCAAACCAGCTCAGCCACGCGTATTGCTAGCGCGTATCCGTGCCTTGCTACGTCGTTCAGAAAATGCACCGTCAGAAGATGTGCCACAGCGCCTTGAGTTTGGCGAATTGGTTATCGATAACGGCGGTCGTTCAGTGACGCTAGATGACGAATTGGTTGACTTTACTAGTGCGGAATACGACCTACTTTGGTTGTTGGCGTCAAACGCTGGTCGCATCCTATCGCGTGAAGATATCTTTGAGCGTCTTCGTGGTATCGAATATGATGGTCAAGACCGTTCAATCGATGTGCGTATCTCTAGAATCCGTCCAAAAATTGGTGATGATCCAGAGAATCCAAAGCGTATCAAAACGGTTCGCAGTAAAGGCTATCTGTTTGTGAAAGAAGGCAACTAA
- a CDS encoding ATP-binding protein, producing MSLISSLKHSIFVRIYAGLLLVCLCVALFAQLLMDTVNKERVQAYRENMATGAFYLVSEGVTHQESQLQREYWLSDASNLFGATFKVIPLPEVDFSSSELNRLENQQTVVRYEKKTHYAQIYHKLPDEPSVLTVKMAQVTEQQVRAMAIFLIDDLSHFASLTDKQARLRELEERFSFPLSLQMVSDLNLDNDQKARLRRDEVVFLFQDSTSNKSNSSIRIIIPSEINDMVVVMGPVPLFNWFPLNLIISVVLISMFLISLGVYALIFPLERKLQLIQMGVNEVSHGNLETRVQVIGQDEIARLSATFNAMTEHIKRLIESQRELTRAVSHELRTPVARIRFAVDMLADTDDEESRFMQRDYIDEDIESLNSLIDEILTYAKLEEGSPKLDLESVNLSELVEQIVRETNALGKPITVTANPPGAKVTAVADRRYLHRVVQNLAGNALRYADNTIIVSAGVKKGIAFVSVEDDGHGIPEEDRDKVFIPFARLDDSRTRASGGYGLGLSIVSRIAFWFNGNMKVDESPKLGGARFIMTWPVKPLTQTIAADQMTQEQSERKLMDS from the coding sequence ATGTCGCTAATCTCTTCCTTAAAGCACAGTATCTTTGTCCGTATTTATGCCGGCCTGCTGCTGGTCTGTCTGTGTGTGGCCTTGTTTGCCCAACTGCTGATGGATACGGTCAATAAAGAACGTGTGCAGGCCTATCGTGAGAATATGGCGACCGGGGCATTTTACTTGGTCAGTGAAGGGGTAACCCACCAAGAGTCGCAGCTGCAGCGCGAGTATTGGCTATCGGATGCCAGTAACCTATTTGGCGCTACCTTCAAAGTCATTCCTTTGCCCGAAGTGGACTTTAGCTCCAGTGAGCTCAATCGCCTAGAAAACCAGCAAACCGTCGTACGCTATGAAAAAAAGACCCACTACGCGCAAATCTACCATAAGCTGCCCGATGAACCCTCCGTATTAACGGTAAAGATGGCGCAGGTCACTGAGCAGCAAGTACGCGCTATGGCTATTTTCTTAATCGATGACCTGTCACACTTTGCGTCGCTAACCGATAAGCAGGCCCGTTTACGTGAATTAGAAGAGCGTTTTTCTTTTCCATTAAGCTTGCAGATGGTCAGTGATTTAAACTTAGATAACGATCAAAAAGCCCGTTTGCGTCGTGATGAAGTGGTGTTCTTATTCCAAGACAGTACTAGTAATAAAAGCAACTCTTCGATTCGGATTATTATTCCCTCTGAAATTAATGACATGGTCGTAGTGATGGGTCCGGTGCCCTTATTTAACTGGTTCCCACTGAATCTTATTATTAGTGTCGTATTAATCAGTATGTTCTTGATCAGTCTTGGGGTTTACGCGCTTATTTTCCCGCTAGAGCGCAAACTACAGCTGATTCAGATGGGGGTGAACGAGGTCAGTCACGGTAACCTTGAGACTCGCGTTCAAGTCATTGGACAGGATGAGATTGCACGGCTATCCGCCACGTTTAACGCTATGACTGAGCATATTAAGCGTCTAATCGAGTCGCAGCGTGAGTTGACCCGCGCGGTCTCGCATGAGCTGCGGACACCGGTAGCCCGGATTCGTTTTGCGGTTGATATGCTGGCAGATACCGATGATGAAGAGTCACGCTTTATGCAGCGGGATTATATCGATGAAGATATTGAGTCACTCAACTCGTTAATCGATGAGATTTTGACCTATGCGAAGCTTGAAGAAGGCTCACCAAAACTGGATTTAGAGTCGGTCAACTTAAGCGAATTGGTAGAGCAAATCGTGCGTGAAACCAACGCTTTAGGTAAGCCTATTACAGTTACTGCCAACCCACCTGGTGCGAAGGTAACCGCTGTTGCCGACCGCCGTTATTTGCATCGAGTCGTACAGAATTTAGCCGGTAATGCTCTGCGTTATGCCGATAATACGATTATCGTTAGCGCTGGGGTTAAAAAAGGCATCGCCTTTGTGAGCGTTGAGGATGATGGTCATGGTATCCCAGAGGAAGACCGCGATAAGGTGTTTATTCCTTTTGCCCGTTTGGATGATAGCCGTACGAGAGCGTCAGGTGGCTATGGCTTAGGTCTATCTATCGTTTCGCGTATTGCCTTCTGGTTTAACGGCAATATGAAGGTCGATGAGAGTCCAAAATTAGGCGGCGCGCGCTTTATTATGACCTGGCCGGTTAAGCCGTTGACGCAAACGATTGCTGCCGATCAGATGACCCAAGAGCAAAGCGAACGTAAGCTAATGGACTCTTAG
- a CDS encoding ATP-binding protein yields the protein MSNSSHAVNRPRLKSRAYSTTWQTTLMVTSIVFISVALTLWFFWRSLYLPELKNHARYLTSELKLITSARHDWQDQPEVAQWIYDKSHVVVVENEQKFPEVADKAFVGLFTTVLEKEISQQLERPVEVYFKFKPTPQLWVQDSADKSFWLREPIIYYSQYSPTLLILFILGLPILTLLTIALLARQLNRPLRHLQRAATNYIRMGHATTLPNDKGPTEIRQVNTAFNRLFTTLNQAQKERTIMLAGISHDLRTPLTRMRLTAEMLPDEFFREGLIYDIEDMDAILEQFISFMKDGSDEPVRLTDLDSIFNEVIIQLAPLKFIYESQNLPEIPLRPLSIKRLIINLINNANRYGKPPIYLSATIVPTFAETLPPVEGGAVITENDLNREAAEQLIICVRDCGSGVAEDQLERIMQPFERGETARTTQGSGLGLAIVGRIANLHHGTVEAINHPEGGLQVCVRIPLLSKVTDVPMSHRLAGNEAAE from the coding sequence ATGTCGAATTCCTCCCATGCTGTGAACCGCCCTCGGTTAAAGTCACGCGCCTATTCTACAACTTGGCAGACCACGCTAATGGTCACGTCCATTGTCTTTATCAGCGTGGCTTTGACCCTATGGTTCTTTTGGCGCAGTCTGTATTTGCCAGAATTAAAGAATCACGCGCGTTATCTCACTAGCGAGCTGAAGCTAATCACCAGCGCCCGCCACGATTGGCAAGACCAGCCGGAAGTGGCGCAATGGATTTATGATAAATCGCACGTGGTGGTGGTGGAAAACGAGCAGAAATTTCCGGAAGTGGCGGATAAGGCGTTCGTAGGCTTATTTACGACCGTATTAGAAAAAGAGATCAGTCAGCAACTTGAGCGGCCGGTTGAGGTTTATTTTAAATTTAAGCCTACCCCGCAGTTGTGGGTGCAGGACAGTGCTGATAAGAGCTTTTGGTTGCGTGAGCCCATTATTTACTATTCGCAATATAGCCCGACTTTGCTGATTCTATTTATCTTAGGTTTACCAATACTGACCTTGCTCACGATTGCTTTACTGGCTCGCCAGCTGAACCGGCCACTACGCCATTTGCAGCGCGCGGCGACCAACTATATCCGCATGGGCCATGCCACTACTCTGCCCAACGATAAAGGCCCTACCGAGATTCGCCAAGTAAACACCGCGTTTAACCGACTGTTCACTACTCTAAATCAGGCACAAAAAGAGCGCACCATTATGCTCGCTGGCATCTCGCATGATTTACGGACGCCATTGACCCGGATGCGCCTGACCGCTGAGATGCTGCCGGATGAATTTTTTCGCGAAGGTTTGATTTACGATATTGAAGATATGGATGCCATCTTGGAGCAATTTATCTCGTTTATGAAAGATGGCTCTGATGAACCTGTGCGCCTGACCGATTTAGACAGTATTTTTAACGAAGTGATTATCCAGTTGGCACCGTTGAAGTTTATTTACGAGTCCCAGAATTTACCTGAGATTCCTTTGCGCCCGTTGTCTATTAAACGTTTAATTATTAACCTAATCAATAATGCCAACCGCTATGGTAAGCCACCTATTTACCTCTCTGCGACCATAGTACCTACCTTTGCTGAAACCCTGCCGCCGGTAGAAGGAGGCGCTGTCATTACCGAAAATGATTTAAATCGCGAAGCGGCTGAGCAACTGATTATCTGTGTGCGAGATTGTGGCAGTGGCGTGGCAGAAGACCAACTAGAGCGTATTATGCAGCCGTTTGAGCGCGGAGAAACGGCGCGCACTACTCAAGGCAGTGGTTTAGGACTGGCTATCGTAGGCCGTATTGCGAATTTACATCATGGCACAGTCGAAGCGATTAACCATCCGGAAGGGGGCTTGCAAGTGTGCGTGCGCATTCCGTTGCTGTCTAAAGTCACCGATGTACCTATGTCCCATCGTTTAGCAGGGAATGAGGCAGCAGAATAG
- the rpsP gene encoding 30S ribosomal protein S16, whose protein sequence is MVVIRLARGGAKKRPFYQVVVADQRRSRDGRYIENIGFFNPLAKGQEEAFRLNLDMYNAWVAKGAQPSDRVAALAKAYAKTATEATA, encoded by the coding sequence ATGGTTGTTATTCGTTTAGCACGGGGCGGCGCCAAGAAACGCCCATTTTATCAAGTTGTTGTCGCTGACCAACGCCGTTCACGTGATGGCCGTTACATCGAAAACATTGGCTTTTTTAACCCACTAGCTAAAGGTCAAGAAGAAGCTTTTCGCTTAAACCTTGACATGTATAACGCTTGGGTTGCTAAAGGCGCTCAGCCTTCTGACCGCGTTGCTGCACTAGCTAAAGCTTATGCAAAAACAGCTACAGAAGCTACTGCTTAA
- the rimM gene encoding ribosome maturation factor RimM (Essential for efficient processing of 16S rRNA): MSSTPSPDELVKIGQLKKPYGIKGWLWVFSELDERDTIFEMQPWWIKTATGLRPLTVTNWRKQGAGIVAQFEQIPDRNIAETMNGVPIWTAKDAMPEPEADEYYWSDLIGLTVNNEQDECLGEITEMFETGAHAIMRVAATDASIDAEERLIPWHKQTVVTVDLVAKTVLVDWQRDY, encoded by the coding sequence ATGTCCTCAACGCCAAGCCCAGATGAGTTAGTAAAAATTGGCCAGCTAAAAAAGCCTTACGGCATTAAAGGCTGGCTATGGGTGTTCAGTGAACTTGATGAGCGCGATACGATTTTTGAGATGCAACCGTGGTGGATTAAGACGGCAACAGGGCTGCGTCCTTTAACGGTGACCAACTGGCGTAAGCAAGGTGCGGGCATAGTCGCTCAATTTGAGCAAATCCCGGACCGTAATATTGCTGAAACCATGAATGGGGTGCCGATTTGGACGGCAAAGGATGCTATGCCTGAGCCCGAGGCAGATGAGTATTACTGGTCGGATCTTATTGGCCTTACCGTCAATAATGAACAAGACGAGTGCTTAGGCGAGATTACTGAGATGTTTGAAACCGGTGCCCACGCTATCATGCGAGTGGCGGCAACAGACGCCAGTATCGATGCTGAAGAGCGCCTCATCCCTTGGCACAAGCAAACGGTAGTGACAGTAGACTTAGTCGCTAAGACCGTCTTAGTGGATTGGCAGCGCGATTATTAA
- the trmD gene encoding tRNA (guanosine(37)-N1)-methyltransferase TrmD: MYFAVISIFPEMFAAISHYGITGRAAQQGQVVIEGFNPRDYTTDNYRRVDERPYGGGPGMVMMAEPLAQAIAAAKASASARGCRTDAKYCPVVYLSPQGEKLGEAKVLQMAEFDGMILLCGRYEGIDERLLAQHVDFEISIGDYVLTGGELPAMVLMDSVIRRLPGVMGDDQSAVQDSFVDGLLDCPHYTKPTVYADVAIPEVLLSGHHAKIAEWRFVQQAQRTIVRRPDLWQAFTPSKQQLKWLQKAGVALEK; encoded by the coding sequence ATGTATTTTGCGGTGATTAGTATTTTCCCTGAGATGTTTGCAGCAATTAGTCATTACGGTATTACGGGCCGCGCCGCACAGCAAGGCCAAGTCGTCATAGAGGGGTTTAACCCGCGCGACTATACTACGGATAATTATCGACGTGTCGATGAGCGCCCCTACGGTGGTGGTCCGGGTATGGTCATGATGGCAGAGCCTTTAGCTCAAGCGATTGCAGCAGCTAAAGCCAGTGCTAGCGCTCGTGGTTGCCGTACTGATGCCAAATACTGTCCCGTCGTCTATCTGTCTCCGCAAGGGGAGAAATTAGGCGAGGCCAAAGTGCTACAGATGGCTGAGTTCGATGGCATGATTTTATTGTGCGGTCGTTACGAAGGTATTGATGAGCGCCTGTTAGCGCAGCACGTCGATTTTGAAATATCGATTGGCGACTATGTGCTAACGGGGGGCGAGCTACCGGCAATGGTGCTTATGGACAGTGTGATTCGTCGTTTACCCGGAGTTATGGGAGATGACCAGTCTGCGGTTCAAGACTCTTTTGTCGATGGCTTGCTCGACTGCCCGCATTATACCAAACCTACGGTTTATGCCGATGTGGCTATTCCTGAGGTGTTACTGTCTGGGCATCATGCCAAAATCGCAGAATGGCGATTTGTACAGCAAGCTCAGCGTACGATAGTGCGGCGGCCCGATTTGTGGCAAGCGTTTACCCCTAGCAAGCAGCAGCTCAAATGGCTGCAAAAAGCGGGGGTAGCGCTAGAAAAGTAA
- the rplS gene encoding 50S ribosomal protein L19 yields the protein MSNKHLLVQAVENSQLIERPSFAPGDTVVVQVKVREGDRERLQAFEGVVIAKRNRGLNSAFTVRKISSGVGVERAFQLHSPIIDSIEVKRRGAVRRAKLYYLRERSGRSARIREKLTVRRVASKKTDAGVPAAVETAPGI from the coding sequence ATGAGCAACAAACATTTATTAGTTCAAGCCGTTGAAAACTCTCAGTTAATTGAACGTCCAAGTTTCGCTCCTGGTGATACTGTTGTCGTACAAGTAAAAGTTCGCGAAGGCGACCGTGAGCGTCTACAGGCCTTTGAAGGCGTAGTAATCGCTAAGCGTAACCGTGGTCTTAACTCTGCGTTTACCGTACGTAAAATCTCTAGCGGTGTTGGTGTTGAGCGTGCTTTCCAATTGCATTCACCTATCATTGATAGCATTGAAGTGAAACGTCGCGGCGCTGTTCGTCGTGCGAAACTTTACTATCTACGTGAGCGTTCTGGCCGTTCTGCGCGTATCCGCGAGAAGCTTACTGTGCGCCGTGTTGCTAGCAAAAAAACTGATGCTGGCGTTCCAGCCGCAGTAGAGACTGCTCCAGGAATCTAA